One Kitasatospora sp. MAP12-44 DNA segment encodes these proteins:
- a CDS encoding DNA polymerase Y family protein, whose translation MTAAEDEVDALRVLVVWYPDWPIAATGGVAEAAGSEAAGPGAAGPGAAGSEAARPLAVVEGGQVSACSAAAREAGVRRGQRVRLAHRLCPELRLRERDQEAETRRFEPVVAAVEAFTPRVEVLRPGLCAIQVKGPARYFGGEQALVSAIASALAGLGEDGAGPTGARVGVADGVFAGVLAARAGAMVPAGRTADFLAPYPVEVLDDEPLAGLLVRLGIATLGDFARLPAATVADRFGPTGLAAHRLARGLEARPPVTRAPGLDLAVEQLFDPPELLAEPLVFVARTLAERLHTALADAGLACRRVSVEVSCADGRTAARLWQHEGRLPASALAERVRWQLQAWQGSGFFGPESGGFTALRLVPDELVADHGRQLALWGQALAEDRVERAAARVQALLGYGGLCRVEPRGGRGPGEVLVRVPWGDHPPAAADRDAPWPGRFGHPAPAVVLPVPTPVAVLAADGAAVQVTGRAEVSAPPARLAWDGQAFAVTGWAGPWPAVERWWEPGASRRRARLQVALADGRALLLAVEGGTWAVEAAYA comes from the coding sequence ATGACAGCTGCCGAGGACGAGGTGGACGCGCTGCGGGTGCTGGTGGTCTGGTACCCCGACTGGCCGATCGCCGCCACCGGCGGGGTGGCGGAGGCGGCCGGGTCGGAGGCGGCCGGGCCGGGGGCGGCCGGGCCGGGGGCGGCCGGGTCAGAGGCGGCAAGGCCGCTGGCCGTGGTCGAGGGCGGGCAGGTGTCGGCCTGTTCGGCGGCGGCCCGGGAGGCGGGGGTACGGCGCGGGCAGCGGGTGCGGCTCGCGCACCGGCTCTGCCCCGAGCTGCGGCTGCGCGAGCGCGATCAGGAGGCCGAGACCCGGCGGTTCGAGCCGGTGGTGGCGGCGGTCGAGGCGTTCACGCCGCGGGTCGAGGTGCTGCGGCCGGGGCTGTGCGCGATCCAGGTGAAGGGGCCCGCACGGTACTTCGGCGGGGAGCAGGCGCTGGTCTCGGCGATCGCGTCCGCCCTCGCCGGGCTCGGCGAGGACGGCGCCGGGCCGACCGGGGCGCGGGTGGGGGTGGCGGACGGGGTCTTCGCGGGGGTGCTCGCCGCACGAGCCGGGGCGATGGTCCCCGCCGGGCGGACGGCCGACTTCCTGGCGCCGTACCCCGTCGAGGTGCTCGACGACGAACCGCTGGCCGGGCTGCTGGTACGGCTCGGGATCGCGACGCTGGGCGACTTCGCGCGGCTGCCGGCGGCCACCGTCGCCGACCGGTTCGGCCCGACGGGCCTGGCCGCCCACCGGCTGGCCCGGGGGCTGGAGGCCCGTCCGCCCGTCACCAGGGCGCCGGGGCTCGACCTGGCGGTGGAGCAGCTCTTCGACCCGCCCGAACTCCTCGCCGAGCCGCTGGTCTTCGTAGCTCGCACCCTCGCCGAGCGCCTGCACACCGCACTCGCCGACGCGGGGCTGGCCTGTCGGCGGGTGAGCGTCGAGGTCAGCTGCGCGGACGGGCGGACGGCGGCACGACTGTGGCAGCACGAGGGGCGGCTGCCCGCGTCGGCCCTGGCCGAGCGGGTGCGTTGGCAGCTGCAGGCCTGGCAGGGCAGCGGGTTCTTCGGTCCGGAGTCGGGCGGGTTCACCGCGCTGCGGCTGGTGCCGGACGAGCTGGTGGCCGACCACGGTCGGCAGTTGGCGCTCTGGGGGCAGGCGCTGGCCGAGGACCGGGTGGAGCGGGCCGCCGCCCGGGTGCAGGCGCTACTGGGGTACGGCGGGCTCTGCCGGGTCGAACCGAGGGGCGGCCGCGGGCCGGGCGAGGTCCTGGTCCGGGTGCCCTGGGGCGATCATCCACCGGCCGCCGCCGATCGGGACGCCCCCTGGCCTGGACGGTTCGGGCACCCGGCGCCGGCGGTCGTGCTGCCGGTACCGACGCCGGTGGCGGTGCTGGCGGCGGACGGCGCGGCGGTCCAGGTGACCGGACGGGCCGAGGTCTCGGCGCCACCCGCCCGATTGGCGTGGGATGGACAGGCGTTCGCCGTCACGGGGTGGGCCGGGCCGTGGCCCGCCGTCGAGCGGTGGTGGGAGCCGGGGGCGAGTCGCCGGCGGGCCCGGCTCCAGGTCGCCCTCGCGGACGGACGGGCCCTGCTGCTGGCCGTGGAGGGCGGCACCTGGGCGGTGGAGGCGGCCTATGCCTGA
- a CDS encoding alpha/beta hydrolase, with protein sequence MSTPTKPSIVFAHGLWADGSCFSKLIPTLQQEGHEVVSAQNTLDSLEGDVDAVSRALARVSSPAILVGHSWGGFVISAAGTDDRVAGLVYIAALGPDAGETAQDLIAKYDAPPLFSHLEVEDGRIWIARDGISHFCGDLPEPDQQLVWATQGAPPADLLATAKTDNPAWKSKPSWYIVGKQDHAINPELERFMAKRMGSTTVEADTSHVPMLSDPSLVLDMIRTAAKSV encoded by the coding sequence GTGTCGACGCCGACCAAGCCGAGCATCGTCTTCGCCCACGGACTATGGGCCGACGGCTCGTGCTTCAGCAAGCTGATCCCCACCCTTCAGCAGGAGGGGCACGAGGTGGTGTCCGCCCAGAACACCCTCGACAGCCTCGAAGGCGACGTCGACGCGGTCTCCCGCGCGCTGGCGCGGGTCAGCAGCCCGGCCATCCTCGTCGGCCACTCGTGGGGCGGATTCGTCATCAGCGCGGCCGGAACCGACGACCGCGTCGCCGGACTGGTCTACATCGCCGCTCTCGGCCCGGACGCCGGCGAGACGGCGCAGGACCTGATCGCCAAGTACGACGCCCCGCCGCTGTTCTCCCACCTTGAGGTCGAGGACGGGCGCATCTGGATCGCTCGGGACGGCATCTCGCACTTCTGCGGAGACTTGCCCGAGCCGGACCAGCAGCTCGTCTGGGCAACCCAGGGCGCGCCGCCCGCCGATCTGCTCGCCACCGCCAAGACCGACAACCCCGCCTGGAAGTCGAAGCCCAGCTGGTACATCGTGGGCAAGCAGGACCACGCGATCAATCCGGAGTTGGAGCGATTCATGGCCAAGCGCATGGGCTCCACCACCGTCGAGGCCGACACCAGCCACGTCCCGATGCTCTCCGACCCCAGCCTCGTGCTCGACATGATCCGTACCGCCGCGAAATCGGTGTAG
- a CDS encoding TetR/AcrR family transcriptional regulator, translating to MSVQERKERERASRERLIVATARELAERQGWDAVTTRRLAERIEYSQPVLYSHFRGKREIIGAVALEGAAEMAAALRAATSAADGPRTRVTALARAYLDFAERNPAVYDAMFQLDGGLAFAAEDTPEPLKDGFAALLESLGEVAGDGVHPGLFTEVFWAALHGLATLTRAGRLPPAEAERRVELLVDRLAIV from the coding sequence ATGTCGGTACAGGAACGCAAGGAACGCGAACGGGCGAGCCGCGAGCGCCTCATCGTGGCGACGGCCCGCGAACTCGCCGAGCGGCAGGGCTGGGACGCGGTCACCACCCGCCGGCTCGCCGAGCGCATCGAGTACAGCCAGCCCGTCCTCTACAGCCACTTCCGCGGCAAGCGCGAGATCATCGGCGCCGTCGCCCTGGAGGGTGCCGCCGAGATGGCTGCGGCGCTGCGGGCCGCGACCTCCGCCGCGGACGGCCCTCGCACCCGGGTCACCGCCCTCGCCCGGGCCTACCTCGACTTCGCCGAGCGCAACCCGGCGGTCTACGACGCCATGTTCCAGCTCGACGGCGGCCTGGCCTTCGCGGCCGAGGACACCCCGGAGCCGCTGAAGGACGGCTTCGCCGCCCTGCTGGAAAGCCTCGGCGAGGTCGCCGGGGACGGCGTCCACCCGGGACTTTTCACCGAGGTGTTCTGGGCGGCCCTGCACGGGCTGGCCACCCTGACCCGGGCGGGACGACTCCCGCCCGCGGAAGCCGAGCGACGGGTGGAGCTGCTGGTGGACCGGCTCGCCATCGTCTGA